In Silene latifolia isolate original U9 population chromosome X, ASM4854445v1, whole genome shotgun sequence, the following proteins share a genomic window:
- the LOC141620981 gene encoding stemmadenine O-acetyltransferase-like — protein sequence METLKPSSPTPSHLKTFTLSFLDQVFPPFHMPFLLFYATETPRNDNTTEILKSSLIQTLTQFYPLTGRFIDESTMSCNDEGVPFIETRVNSRLTDFLTMSPKLELLPELLPPKNLPCLGSRPISELTPLAFQINVFACGGVVIGCYMLHKVLDTASLGTFFKYWAGLVKNQAQDANLVGPNFDAIVKAFPPRPTVEPVLAPDRVNGPPKNIIPSFVVLVRCFKITKTAITSLKAMAVSGAVPGPTSFEAVAGFVWENVMAAACMARDQSTPKDAVLSMSMNMRPRTNPPLPKESMGNCTTIVQAKAKMLETTLKELVGKIHDVILKAKPKIEKFQRENGIEEICLDIKETTRIIMDENSCVYHLSSWCNLGLNEADFGFGKPTWIVPTDANPPPSLRNSILFTDYSDSSGDDGIEVWLFLEEKEMHFLESNQGFLDYAFPNY from the coding sequence ATGGAAACCCTAAAACCTTCATCTCCTACACCTTCACATCTAAAAACATTCACTCTTTCATTCTTAGATCAAGTATTCCCtccatttcacatgccttttctCCTTTTCTACGCCACTGAAACACCGCGTAACGATAATACTACTGAAATCCTAAAATCGTCACTGATTCAAACCCTAACCCAATTCTACCCTCTAACCGGCCGATTCATTGACGAATCGACAATGTCGTGTAACGACGAAGGCGTACCCTTTATCGAAACTCGTGTTAATTCCCGTCTTACGGATTTTCTTACAATGTCTCCTAAACTTGAATTATTACCGGAGTTACTCCCACCTAAAAACTTACCATGTCTTGGGTCTAGGCCCATTTCGGAGCTTACACCTTTGGCATTTCAAATTAACGTTTTTGCATGTGGTGGTGTCGTAATCGGGTGTTACATGTTACATAAAGTCTTAGACACGGCTTCATTAGGCACGTTTTTCAAGTATTGGGCCGGTCTAGTGAAGAATCAAGCCCAAGACGCTAACCTTGTTGGGCCGAACTTTGACGCAATTGTCAAGGCCTTCCCTCCTCGTCCGACAGTCGAACCCGTCTTAGCACCGGACCGGGTTAACGGCCCACCAAAGAATATTATCCCTTCATTTGTTGTACTAGTTAGGTGCTTCAAAATAACAAAGACTGCTATAACTAGCCTTAAGGCTATGGCCGTAAGTGGGGCTGTTCCCGGCCCCACTTCATTTGAGGCGGTAGCAGGGTTCGTTTGGGAAAATGTAATGGCAGCCGCGTGTATGGCACGTGATCAATCAACACCTAAGGATGCAGTATTGTCAATGAGTATGAATATGCGACCGCGAACCAACCCGCCACTTCCTAAGGAATCCATGGGTAATTGCACAACTATAGTCCAAGCCAAGGCTAAAATGTTGGAAACGACATTGAAAGAGTTGGTTGGGAAGATTCATGATGTCATTCTGAAAGCGAAACCGAAAATCGAGAAATTTCAAAGGGAAAATGGTATAGAGGAAATATGTTTGGACATAAAAGAGACGACACGAATTATAATGGACGAAAATTCATGTGTTTATCATCTTAGTAGTTGGTGTAACCTTGGGTTGAATGAGGCAGATTTCGGGTTTGGGAAGCCAACTTGGATCGTACCAACCGATGCTAACCCGCCTCCGTCTCTTAGGAACTCAATCCTGTTTACGGATTATAGTGATTCTAGTGGTGACGACGGAATTGAAGTATGGTTGTTTTTGGAGGAGAAAGAGATGCACTTCTTAGAGTCTAACCAAGGATTCCTAGATTATGCTTTTCCTAATTACTGA